From Cannabis sativa cultivar Pink pepper isolate KNU-18-1 chromosome 8, ASM2916894v1, whole genome shotgun sequence, a single genomic window includes:
- the LOC133030623 gene encoding uncharacterized protein LOC133030623 has translation MTSNAAESFNKVTEEFRKYPVTILVDFIRFTLQNWFASRLEKASKCATPLATTFENDLKDQHKDGMFRSVLRNGAQLFNVGTSPQGERGGDVNLVERTCTCGLFQMLKIPCPHACAAAVSQNVSVYTLCSPYYTKETWKKTYDATINIVGEEDEWVLPEHIKNIRIGVPVEKKPVGRPRKSNAGRRPTKRRPSSGQVVVEPRHCSLCHGSGHNRATCKARV, from the coding sequence ATGACAAGCAACGCTGCCGAAAGCTTCAACAAGGTGACAGAAGAATTCAGAAAATATCCAGTAACTATTTTGGTTGACTTCATCAGGTTCACACTTCAAAATTGGTTTGCTTCTCGTCTCGAAAAGGCTAGTAAGTGCGCTACTCCTTTGGCTACTACTTTTGAAAATGATTTAAAGGATCAACACAAAGATGGTATGTTCAGGAGTGTCCTTCGTAATGGTGCCCAATTGTTCAACGTTGGTACGAGTCCTCAAGGTGagagaggtggtgatgtgaactTAGTGGAGAGAACATGCACTTGCGGACTTTTCCAAATGCTGAAAATCCCTTGTCCACATGCATGTGCCGCAGCAGTTAGTCAGAATGTGAGCGTGTACACACTTTGCTCTCCATATTACACTAAAGAAACGTGGAAGAAAACCTACGATGCCACAATTAATATTGTTGGCGAGGAGGATGAGTGGGTACTACCGGAACATATCAAGAACATAAGAATCGGGGTACCAGTGGAGAAAAAACCAGTAGGTCGGCCTAGGAAGAGCAATGCAGGTAGAAGACCGACGAAGCGTCGACCGTCTAGTGGTCAGGTGGTAGTGGAACCTCGTCATTGTTCGCTATGTCACGGTTCAGGGCACAACAGAGCTACATGCAAAGCTCGAGTTTGA
- the LOC115718101 gene encoding uncharacterized protein LOC115718101 — translation MQMAPELILPLAEHFPGRITYRGNGYFASIKAKFEAFNLTERVKETPFGVFWNASELKFSGVIVHQLLLRKTKVTEVKNDEVWFYVGKTEARFGRSEFGLITGLKMSGGPSTGDLSTLCESDRILRDYLNNAKRVTFKTLWLAFESCDVADDVYKLGLCAFVEGVLLSRAEGVYIWTDMLKLVENVENFFEYPWGLLSYQKLLSSTSKSMSDLRKNYIDKVSTKDKMKKKGKTEKKITQPEAKYNVYGYAPALQYWAFEVMQDLGKKYGQCRGTRFPRMLNWSTPDSVTRHDVKQPDVAALFEKRMVVLQILYPRNWEVDYWKNNCEGEVPTVEMGLDEVEETQAGTQDSTAFETQAQRVAEYVKRSKIIPPSPPKETPDASTSATVPPASASAPPSSAPANDSNYLLLAKRLEKVEAQQVAILTAQTEMKADFKRSQKEMKNLIMDQIATVISLLQKQPSEPTQPSGPAQQSDPTPSDTAEPLQTVHPSPPTYDDDDDVYPEDWQPDACDVPSTPANAIVISLGDTESQDVEELQGPPDGVEFCRLRRKRKPVFLNDYTAGKKKQRQGPVVVDTLKPADARLLKFFQKWITYARDNGRPRDVHTGEATRSWFVKLMVLNEWLEDAQIDAMAHLLRRRRTLYPEVYTRKGVVLDTSAPQFFSMFWNMCEGDRSKIKWDESVMSYVQGIPHRYLPCWEKQEYIYFVLHLPKERHWVAVEVDIENWEIIVYDSDIGATVEAAMESYLKPYSELFANLIRDSGYFQYNNYVHPVELGDLSQLLPLHYRRATSEVVPQTNGSGNCGVYAMEHIEHLMLDRSLEHVHDDNMLTFRHRWCVDLFYQNLTW, via the exons ATGCAGATGGCTCCTGAACTTATTCTACCCTTGGCTGAGCATTTTCCAGGCCGTATCACGTACAGAGGAAATGGGTACTTTGCTTCAATAAAGGCTAAGTTTGAAGCCTTCAACTTGACTGAGAGGGTGAAGGAAACTCCCTTTGGAGTTTTTTGGAATGCCAGTGAGTTGAAATTCTCTGGGGTGATTGTGCATCAACTGCTATTGAGGAAAACGAAAGTGACTGAGGTGAAAAATGATGAAGTCTGGTTTTACGTTGGTAAAACCGAAGCCAGATTTGGGCGGTCTGAGTTTGGTTTGATCACCGGACTAAAGATGAGCGGTGGCCCCTCAACAGGAGATTTGAGTACACTGTGTGAGTCAGATCGGATACTGCGGGACTACCTCAATAATGCCAAACGGGTCACTTTCAAAACCCTTTGGCTAGCTTTTGAGTCCTGCGATGTGGCGGACGATGTGTACAAGTTGGGGCTGTGCGCATTTGTCGAGGGTGTTCTTCTATCAAGGGCTGAGGGTGTTTATATCTGGACGGATATGCTGAAGCTGGTAGAAAACGTTGAAAACTTCTTCGAGTATCCGTGGGGCCTCCTTTCTTATCAGAAGTTATTGTCATCCACAAGTAAGAGTATGAGTGACCTGAGGAAGAATTACATTGATAAGGTCTCTACTAAAgataagatgaagaagaaagggaagacGGAGAAAAAAATTACTCAACCGGAGGCAAAGTACAATGTCTATGGATATGCCCCGGCGCTGCAATACTGGGCCTTCGAGGTGATGCAAGATTTGGGGAAGAAGTATGGGCAGTGCAGAGGGACTAGATTCCCTCGAATGTTGAATTGGAGTACTCCCGATTCCGTTACGAGACATGATGTGAAGCAACCTGACGTGGCTGCACTATTTGAGAAAAGG ATGGTTGTGCTTCAAATATTGTATCCTCGGAATTGGGAGGTCGACTACTGGAAGAACAATTGTGAGGGTGAGGTCCCCACAGTGGAAATGGGGTTAGATGAGGTCGAAGAAACACAAGCCGGGACGCAAGATTCGACCGCATTCGAGACCCAAGCCCAACGGGTGGCGGAATATGTTAAAAGGTCCAAAATTATTCCACCATCCCCACCCAAGGAAACACCAGACGCCTCCACATCTGCCACCGTGCCCCCAGCATCTGCCTCTGCGCCCCCAAGCTCTGCTCCAGCCAATGACTCCAACTACCTCTTGTTGGCTAAGAGGTTGGAGAAGGTAGAAGCACAACAAGTTGCGATTCTCACTGCCCAGACTGAGATGAAGGCTGACTTCAAGAGAAGTCAGAAAGAGATGAAGAATCTTATCATGGATCAAATTGCGACCGTGATAAGTTTGTTACAGAAGCAGCCTTCGGAGCCGACACAACCATCAGGGCCGGCACAGCAATCAGACCCCACACCATCAGACACGGCAGAGCCATTACAGACGGTACATCCATCACCGCCGacatatgatgatgatgatgatgtctaCCCAGAAGATTGGCAACCTGACGCATGTGACGTTCCTTCTACTCCTGCAAACGCCATTGTCATTTCGCTGGGTGATACTGAATCTCAGGATGTGGAAGAGTTGCAGGGGCCACCAGATGGAGTGGAGTTCTGTAGGCTTAGGCGAAAGCGCAAGCCGGTTTTCTTGAATGACTACACTGCTGGGAAGAAGAAACAACGACAAGGGCCCGTGGTAGTAGACACCCTGAAACCGGCGGACGCCCGGCTGTTAAAATTTTTCCAGAAGTGGATCACTTATGCTAGGGACAATGGCCGTCCTAGGGATGTTCACACTGGCGAAGCCACTAGATCGTGGTTCGTGAAGTTGATGGTGCTCAACGAATGGCTCGAAGATGCT CAAATTGATGCCATGGCGCACTTATTGAGAAGAAGACGGACCCTGTACCCGGAAGTCTACACCCGAAAAGGTGTAGTTTTGGACACATCTGCTCCACAGTTCTTTTCCATGTTTTGGAATATGTGTGAGGGTGACAGGAGCAAGATCAAATGGGATGAGAGCGTCATGAGCTACGTGCAGGGGATACCGCACAGATACTTGCCATGTTGGGAGAAGCAGGAGTACATATACTTTGTGTTGCACCTTCCCAAAGAGCGCCACTGGGTGGCAGTTGAGGTGGATATCGAGAACTGGGAGATCATTGTATATGATTCTGATATCGGTGCCACCGTTGAGGCAGCCATGGAGTCATATTTGAAGCCTTACAGCGAGCTCTTTGCAAATCTAATTCGAGATAGCGGTTATTTCCAATACAACAATTATGTACATCCGGTGGAGTTGGGCGATCTCAgtcagctcctacccctccatTATAGACGAGCTACCTCGGAGGTTGTACCACAAACGAACGGCAG tggcaATTGTGGAGTGTATGCCATGGAGCACATTGAGCACTTGATGCTGGATCGTTCGTTGGAGCATGTGCATGATGATAACATGCTCACCTTTAGACATAGGTGGTGTGTGGACCTATTTTACCAGAACTTAACGTGGTAG